The following nucleotide sequence is from Streptomyces xiamenensis.
TGCTCCACCAGCCAGGCCGCCGACTCGGGGGTGAAGTGCAGGGTGAAGAAGACCACCGACGCCACCCCGGCGGCCGCGGCTGCCTCGGCCACCTCCCGGGCCGCCGGCACGGTCGTGGCCAGCGGCTTGTCCAGCAGCAGATGACGGCCGGCCGCCGCGGCCCGTACCGCCAGCGGGGCCTGGACGTCCGGCGGCAGCGCGATCGCCACCGCGTCGCAGTCGGCGATCAGCGCGTCGGCGTCCTCGTAGGCCCGGGTGTCCAGCCGCCCGGCCAACTCCCGCGCCGCCTCGGGGCGGCGGCCCCACACGCCCACCAAGTCCACCCCGGGGTGCCCGGCCAGGGCGGGCCCCTGGGTCAACCGGGCCCAGGGGCCGGTGCCGAACAGTCCGAAGCGCATGCGCAGAGGAAGTGACATGCCACACAGGGTAAGGGCCGTTCCGCCGCACCGGCACGCCGTCCGCCGGCCCAAACCCCGTTCACAGCTCGTTAACAACCGGGCAACTGGTCAGAAACCGCAGGTAGCGAGGGTGGCGACAGCGTATGGACCACCCCGCACACCCCCACACGCCATTGCGACATCTGCGATGAACTCCTCAAGGAGCACGACCGTGAGCTACAAGGCCGAGTACATCTGGATCGACGGCACCTCGCCGACGGCGAAGCTGCGTTCGAAGACGAAGATCCTCGCCGACGGCGCCGAGCCCCCGGTCTGGGGCTTCGACGGCTCCAGCACCAACCAGGCCGAGGGCCACGCCTCGGACCGCGTCCTGAAGCCGGTCGCCTCCTACCCGGACCCGATCCGCGGCGGGAACGACATCCTGGTGCTGTGCGAGGTCTTCAACACCGACGACACCCCGCACGAGTCCAACACCCGTGCCCTGCTGCGCCCGGTGGCCGAGCAGTACGCCGCGCAGGAGCCGATCTTCGGCATCGAGCAGGAGTACACGTTCTTCGAGGGCTCCCGCCCGCTCGGCTTCCCCGAGAACGGCTTCCCGGCCCCGCAGGGCGGCTACTACTGCGGCGTCGGCGTGGACGAGATCCACGGCCGTGACATCGTCGAGGCGCACCTGGAGCACTGCCTCAAGGCGGGCCTGGGCATCTCCGGCATCAACGCCGAGGTCATGCCGGGCCAGTGGGAGTTCCAGGTCGGCCCGCTCTCCCCGCTGGAGGTCGCCGACCAGCTGTGGGTGGCCCGCTGGCTGCTCTACCGCACCGCCGAGGACTTCGGCGTGGCCGCCACCCTGGACCCCAAGCCCGTCAAGGGCGACTGGAACGGCGCCGGCGCGCACACCAACTTCTCCACCAAGGCCATGCGCGAGGGCTACGACGCGATCATCACCGCGTGCGAGTCCCTGGGCAAGGACGGCAAGCCGCTGGAGCACGTCAAGAACTACGGCGTGGGCGTCGAGGACCGGCTCACCGGCGCGCACGAGACCGCCCCGTGGGACCAGTACAGCTACGGCGTGTCCGACCGCGGTGCCTCGGTCCGCATCCCGTGGCAGGTCGAGCGGGACAAGAAGGGCTACATCGAGGACCGGCGCCCCAACGCCAACGTCGACCCGTACGTCGTCACCCGGCTGATCACCGACACCTGCGGCGCGGCGCTCGCCGAGGCCGGCCAGGTCTGATCCCGCCCCCGGAAACGTCCCCGGTCCGTGGCTGGCAGCTCGGACACGGACCGGGTGACCCGCCGCGGATCCGATGACCCGAAGCCGCGGTGTACCTGGGTACACCACGGCTTCGGGTCGCGGCCCCCGTGATCGGGGCCCGCGCTCTCCGGAAGACTGTCCTCCGTACACACGCACCCACAGCAGCACGCGGCGGAGGACACGGACACCATGAGCACCGAACGGGCGCGCGACGCCCTGCTGGCGTCGGCCAGGGCACTGCTGCTGTCGCTGGCCTCGATCATCGGCTCGCTGCTGCTGTTCATCCTCTCCGTGCTGTCCCTGGCCTTCCTCGGGCTCGGGCTCGGCTTCCTCACCACTCCCCTGGTCGTCCGTCTCACCCGCGCGCACGCCAATCAGCGCCGGCTGCTCGCCCACGACTGGTCCGGGGTCACCATCCACGCCGCCTACCGCCCGCTGCCGGACGCCCGGCGCGACGGGCTCGCCGCACGGGTGGAGGAGACCACGCGTCTGCTGCGCGACCCGGCCACCTGGCGCGACCTGCTGTGGCTGCTGGTGGACGCCACCCTCGGCTTCGCCGTCCTGGTGCTCGCGCCCTCCCTGCTGCTGTACGGGGTGTACGGGCTGGTGCTGCTGGCCGGCGTCTGGCAGCCCATTCACGAGGCGTCCGGCACCATCTGGCTGGCGTTCGTGCCCATCAGCTCCTGGTTCACGGCCGTCCTCGGCGCCCTCACCGGTGCCGGCTTCTTCCTGCTGGGGCTGCGCTGCAACCCGCTGCTGCTGCGCACCCACTTCCTGCTGTGCCGCGTCTTCATCGGCGCCAGCCACAAGCAACAGCTCGCCCAGCGGGTGGCGCGGCTCACCGAGACCCGGCACGACGCGGTGGACAGCTCCGCCGCCGAACTGCGCCGCATCGAGCGCGATCTGCACGACGGCGCGCAGGCCCGGCTGGTCGCGATGGGCATGAGCCTGGGCGCGGCCGAGGCGCTGATGGAGAAGGACCCGGCCCAGGCCAAGGAGCTGCTGGCGCAGGCCCGAGCCTCCTCCGCCGAGGCGCTGACCGAGCTGCGCGACCTGGTGCGCGGCATTCATCCGCCGGTGCTCGCCGAACGCGGTCTGGGGGACGCCGTCAAGGCGCTGGCGCTGCGGATGCGGATTCCGGTGGAGGTCGATGTCGAGCTGTCCGGGCGGCTGCCGGAACCGGTGGAGACCGCCGCGTACTTCGCGGTCAGCGAGGTGCTCACCAACGCCGCCAAGCATTCGGGCGCCGACCGCATCTGGCTGGACATCTACTACGGGGAGGGCGAGTCCAGCCTCAAGATCGCGGTGACGGACAACGGACGCGGCGGTGCCTCCCTGGACGGGGGGACGGGGCTGCGCGGCATCGAGCGGCGGCTGGGTCCGTTCGACGGGGTGCTCGCGCTGTCCAGTCCGGCCGGTGGGCCGACGCTGGTGACGATCGAGGTGCCCTGCGAGCCGCCGGTGGCGCGCTGACCCGTCCCGTACGTCCCGTGCCCGTCCGCCCCGTGCCCGTCCCACCCCGGGAGTCCGAGCGGGCAGCCGCCCCCGGGTCGCCCGGCGAGGTCCCGCGTTCACCCCCACCTCATCCAGGTGTAGACCAACTCGCTTACGCTGGCGTGGACTTGCTCCCCCCACAAGAGAGCGCGGCGACGTATGCGACGCATCAGGAACCTCCGTAACCTCCTGCTCATCAGCGCGACGGCACTGGCCCTCACCCTCCCCCACGGCGCCGCCCGGGCGGCCGGCGCGACGGACGCCGGCACCTCGGCCGACGGCGCCCTGGCCTTCGACGCGGGCACCATGGTCGGCGTCCACAACGCCTACGAGAAGAGCACCTTCCCCTACCTCGCCGACGGCCTGGACTCCGGCGCCGGCATGCTGGAACTCGACGTCTGGACCAACTTCTTCGGCGGCGGCTGGCGGGTCTCGCACAGCAACCCGCTGGGCAACGACAACAACTGTGAGAACGCCTCCTCCCCCGCCGAGCTGCGCACCAAGGCCCGCAACCAGGGCCTGGCCGGCTGCCTCGCCGATCTGCGGGCCTGGCACGACGGCAACCCCGGGCACCGACCCATCCTCATCAAGGTGGAGATGAAGGACGGCTTCGCCGCCAACCTCGGGCGCGGCCCCGCCCAGTTC
It contains:
- the glnII gene encoding glutamine synthetase, with amino-acid sequence MSYKAEYIWIDGTSPTAKLRSKTKILADGAEPPVWGFDGSSTNQAEGHASDRVLKPVASYPDPIRGGNDILVLCEVFNTDDTPHESNTRALLRPVAEQYAAQEPIFGIEQEYTFFEGSRPLGFPENGFPAPQGGYYCGVGVDEIHGRDIVEAHLEHCLKAGLGISGINAEVMPGQWEFQVGPLSPLEVADQLWVARWLLYRTAEDFGVAATLDPKPVKGDWNGAGAHTNFSTKAMREGYDAIITACESLGKDGKPLEHVKNYGVGVEDRLTGAHETAPWDQYSYGVSDRGASVRIPWQVERDKKGYIEDRRPNANVDPYVVTRLITDTCGAALAEAGQV
- a CDS encoding sensor histidine kinase; the encoded protein is MSTERARDALLASARALLLSLASIIGSLLLFILSVLSLAFLGLGLGFLTTPLVVRLTRAHANQRRLLAHDWSGVTIHAAYRPLPDARRDGLAARVEETTRLLRDPATWRDLLWLLVDATLGFAVLVLAPSLLLYGVYGLVLLAGVWQPIHEASGTIWLAFVPISSWFTAVLGALTGAGFFLLGLRCNPLLLRTHFLLCRVFIGASHKQQLAQRVARLTETRHDAVDSSAAELRRIERDLHDGAQARLVAMGMSLGAAEALMEKDPAQAKELLAQARASSAEALTELRDLVRGIHPPVLAERGLGDAVKALALRMRIPVEVDVELSGRLPEPVETAAYFAVSEVLTNAAKHSGADRIWLDIYYGEGESSLKIAVTDNGRGGASLDGGTGLRGIERRLGPFDGVLALSSPAGGPTLVTIEVPCEPPVAR